The Quercus robur chromosome 7, dhQueRobu3.1, whole genome shotgun sequence genome has a segment encoding these proteins:
- the LOC126691125 gene encoding uncharacterized protein LOC126691125 — translation MCNEMDGNFEDVAISTFKSGLSTEHGLRKSLTGKPVTNLCQLMNRIDKYKRVEEDQQMGKGKDKVIPQEMRDFRSDGYNNSRPRRDFGGQSGLTNTQAVNAVFREPVHQVLEKVKNEPFFKWPNKMVGNPLRRNHNLYCQYHQD, via the coding sequence ATGTGCAATGAGATGGACGGTAATTTTGAAGACGTCGCCATTAGTACCTTCAAGAGTGGCCTCTcgaccgagcatggcttaaggaagtCCCTAACGGGAAAACCTGTGACCAATCTGTGTCAACTCATGAACCGTATTGACAAGTATAAGAGGGTCGAGGAAGACCAGCAAATGGGTAAAGGAAAGGataaggttatccctcaggaaatgagggatttcaggtcggacggATACAATAATAGCCGGCCACGGAGAGATTTTGGTGGTCAATCAGGACTTACCAACACTCAGGCGGTCAATGCAGTGTTCCGAGAACCGGTGCACCAGGTTTTGGAGAAGGTTAAGAATGAAccgttcttcaaatggccaaacaagatggttGGGAACCCCCTGAGACGAAACCATAACCTTTATTGCCAGTACCATCAGGACTAG
- the LOC126691126 gene encoding glycine-rich protein 23-like, which produces MVVMIVYDAVLATSAIINSGSGGGGCGGGGGGGGGGGGGVVVVVVVVVVVANRDHFIYDLKMQKAFIILPVVFFSLIVVIVVLNIICGRRRVGFSGNIHGGGGVDFHGGGGEGIGGYEGGGGFDIETGGVGGDFGGGGGGDFGGGGGGGGFSGCDGGGGGGGFSGGGGGDFGGGGGGGGGGGFSGGGGGDFGGGGGGGFSGGGGGC; this is translated from the exons ATGGTTGTTATGATCGTCTATGATGCTGTTCTAGCAACTTCAGCCATTATTAATAGTGGTAGTGGTGGAGGAGGttgtggaggtggtggtggtggtggtgggggagGAGGTGGTggggttgtggtggtggtggtggtggtggtggttgttgctAATAGGGATCATTTCATCTATGATTT GAAGATGCAGAAAGCCTTTATAATACTTCCCGTTGTTTTCTTTTCCCTGATCGTCGTAATTGTGGTTTTGAATATCATTTGTGGAAGACGACGTGTAGGATTTTCTGGTAACATTCATGGAGGTGGCGGGGTTGATTTTCATGGAGGAGGCGGAGAAGGCATAGGAGGCTATgaaggtggtggtgggtttgataTTGAAACCGGCGGGGTAGGAGGAGATTtcggtggtggtggaggaggagattTTGGTGGTGGCGGAGGAGGTGGTGGTTTTAGTGgttgtgatggtggtggtggaggaggaggttTTAGTGGTGGTGGGGGAGgagattttggtggtggtggtggtggtggtggaggtggaggtttTAGTGGTGGTGGGGGAGGAGATtttggtggaggtggaggtggaggtttTAGTGGCGGAGGTGGTGGCTGTTGA